A DNA window from Daucus carota subsp. sativus chromosome 3, DH1 v3.0, whole genome shotgun sequence contains the following coding sequences:
- the LOC108211039 gene encoding uncharacterized protein LOC108211039 isoform X3: MPIFCCGVECVVAFGFLRWAWKRCTYIGAYDSATWPEATAAEFSPVPRLCRIILAIYEEDLGSPRYRPADWYGMNLEWVIKRVTYQQTMGRSPPYLIYIDHINREIVLAIRGLNLVNQDDYKLLLDNRLGMQKFDGGYVHHGLLKSAIWLLRRESETLKNLWVENGSCYKMVFTGHSLGSGVAALLTVIAVNHGACLGGVPRSKISCYAMAPARCMSLNLAVKYADVINSVVLQDDFLPRTATPLEDIFKSVFCLPCLLFLLCLRDTFIPERRKLGDPRRLYAPGRMYHIVDRKFCRCGRYPPEVRTAIPVEERFEHIVLSCSTTSDHAIFWIEREAETALEILKENNSGTLTTAPEVQRIERLYSLEKEHKDALERAVSLDIPHVVSDPQKKTLKEEEEEEEKEEGFSSGDKEGGFQNESKDAQRPSSSSVGERIDWNDVVHMLFDKNECGKLQLKRDVAAASK, translated from the exons ATGCCAATCTTCTGCTGCGGTGTTGAATGTGTGGTGGCATTCGGTTTTCTCAGGTGGGCATGGAAGCGTTGCACGTACATTGGCGCTTACGATAGCGCCACCTGGCCAGAAGCTACTGCTGCTGAATTCTCCCCGGTGCCTCGCCTTTGCCGCATTATACTTGCTATATACGAAGAAGATCTTGGAAGCCCGAGGTATCGGCCTGCAGATTGGTATGGAATGAACCTCGAATGGGTGATCAAGCGTGTTACTTATCAGCAGACAATGGGGAGGTCACCGCCTTATTTGATATACATTGATCACATTAATCGGGAGATTGTACTTGCGATTAGAGGGCTTAATTTAGTTAATCAAGACGATTACAagcttttgcttgataatagaCTTGGAATGCAGAAGTTTGATGGTGGGTATGTTCATCATGGTTTGTTAAAGTCGGCTATCTGGTTGTTAAGAAGAGAGTCTGAGACTTTGAAGAATTTGTGGGTTGAAAATGGATCGTGTTATAAAATGGTGTTTACGGGGCATTCGTTGGGGTCTGGTGTGGCAGCATTGTTGACTGTCATTGCTGTTAATCATGGTGCTTGTCTAGGAGGAGTGCCTAGGAGTAAGATCAGCTGTTATGCTATGGCTCCTGCTAGGTGTATGTCTTTAAATTTGGCTGTCAAGTACGCTGATGTTATAAACTCAGTGGTTTTGCAG GATGATTTCCTTCCTCGAACAGCCACCCCGCTGGAAGATATATTTAAATCAGTCTTCTG CTTGCCTTGCTTACTATTTCTACTGTGCTTGAGGGATACCTTCATACCTGAACGTAGGAAGCTCGGAGATCCTAGACGACTGTATGCACCAGGACGAATGTATCATATTGTAGATCGAAAATTTTGCAG ATGTGGAAGATATCCTCCAGAGGTCAGAACAGCAATCCCTGTTGAAGAAAGATTCGAACATATTGTTTTATCATGCAGCACTACATCTGATCATGCAATATTTTGGATAGAACGAGAAGCAGAAACAGCACTAGAA ataCTGAAGGAGAACAATTCTGGGACTCTGACTACTGCCCCAGAAGTACAAAGAATAGAGAGATTGTACTCCCTGGAAAAAGAACACAAGGATGCTCTGGAGAGAGCTGTTAGTTTGGACATACCTCATGTTGTAAGTGACCCGCAAAAGAAGACCTTaaaggaggaagaagaagaagaagaaaaagaagagggATTTTCATCAGGGGACAAAGAAGGAGGATTTCAGAATGAAAGCAAAGACGCCCAAAGACCGAGTTCAAGCTCTGTTGGAGAAAGAATCGATTGGAATGATGTTGTGCATATGCTCTTTGACAAGAATGAGTGCGGCAAACTGCAATTGAAGAGAGATGTAGCTGCAGCTTCCAAATGA
- the LOC108211039 gene encoding uncharacterized protein LOC108211039 isoform X1, whose translation MPIFCCGVECVVAFGFLRWAWKRCTYIGAYDSATWPEATAAEFSPVPRLCRIILAIYEEDLGSPRYRPADWYGMNLEWVIKRVTYQQTMGRSPPYLIYIDHINREIVLAIRGLNLVNQDDYKLLLDNRLGMQKFDGGYVHHGLLKSAIWLLRRESETLKNLWVENGSCYKMVFTGHSLGSGVAALLTVIAVNHGACLGGVPRSKISCYAMAPARCMSLNLAVKYADVINSVVLQDDFLPRTATPLEDIFKSVFCLPCLLFLLCLRDTFIPERRKLGDPRRLYAPGRMYHIVDRKFCRCGRYPPEVRTAIPVEERFEHIVLSCSTTSDHAIFWIEREAETALEVCGKDHLHAMDIFLSVKYFMILKENNSGTLTTAPEVQRIERLYSLEKEHKDALERAVSLDIPHVVSDPQKKTLKEEEEEEEKEEGFSSGDKEGGFQNESKDAQRPSSSSVGERIDWNDVVHMLFDKNECGKLQLKRDVAAASK comes from the exons ATGCCAATCTTCTGCTGCGGTGTTGAATGTGTGGTGGCATTCGGTTTTCTCAGGTGGGCATGGAAGCGTTGCACGTACATTGGCGCTTACGATAGCGCCACCTGGCCAGAAGCTACTGCTGCTGAATTCTCCCCGGTGCCTCGCCTTTGCCGCATTATACTTGCTATATACGAAGAAGATCTTGGAAGCCCGAGGTATCGGCCTGCAGATTGGTATGGAATGAACCTCGAATGGGTGATCAAGCGTGTTACTTATCAGCAGACAATGGGGAGGTCACCGCCTTATTTGATATACATTGATCACATTAATCGGGAGATTGTACTTGCGATTAGAGGGCTTAATTTAGTTAATCAAGACGATTACAagcttttgcttgataatagaCTTGGAATGCAGAAGTTTGATGGTGGGTATGTTCATCATGGTTTGTTAAAGTCGGCTATCTGGTTGTTAAGAAGAGAGTCTGAGACTTTGAAGAATTTGTGGGTTGAAAATGGATCGTGTTATAAAATGGTGTTTACGGGGCATTCGTTGGGGTCTGGTGTGGCAGCATTGTTGACTGTCATTGCTGTTAATCATGGTGCTTGTCTAGGAGGAGTGCCTAGGAGTAAGATCAGCTGTTATGCTATGGCTCCTGCTAGGTGTATGTCTTTAAATTTGGCTGTCAAGTACGCTGATGTTATAAACTCAGTGGTTTTGCAG GATGATTTCCTTCCTCGAACAGCCACCCCGCTGGAAGATATATTTAAATCAGTCTTCTG CTTGCCTTGCTTACTATTTCTACTGTGCTTGAGGGATACCTTCATACCTGAACGTAGGAAGCTCGGAGATCCTAGACGACTGTATGCACCAGGACGAATGTATCATATTGTAGATCGAAAATTTTGCAG ATGTGGAAGATATCCTCCAGAGGTCAGAACAGCAATCCCTGTTGAAGAAAGATTCGAACATATTGTTTTATCATGCAGCACTACATCTGATCATGCAATATTTTGGATAGAACGAGAAGCAGAAACAGCACTAGAAGTATGTGGGAAGGATCATTTACATGCAATGGATATCTTTCTCTCAGTTAAATACTTTATG ataCTGAAGGAGAACAATTCTGGGACTCTGACTACTGCCCCAGAAGTACAAAGAATAGAGAGATTGTACTCCCTGGAAAAAGAACACAAGGATGCTCTGGAGAGAGCTGTTAGTTTGGACATACCTCATGTTGTAAGTGACCCGCAAAAGAAGACCTTaaaggaggaagaagaagaagaagaaaaagaagagggATTTTCATCAGGGGACAAAGAAGGAGGATTTCAGAATGAAAGCAAAGACGCCCAAAGACCGAGTTCAAGCTCTGTTGGAGAAAGAATCGATTGGAATGATGTTGTGCATATGCTCTTTGACAAGAATGAGTGCGGCAAACTGCAATTGAAGAGAGATGTAGCTGCAGCTTCCAAATGA
- the LOC108211039 gene encoding uncharacterized protein LOC108211039 isoform X2 yields MPIFCCGVECVVAFGFLRWAWKRCTYIGAYDSATWPEATAAEFSPVPRLCRIILAIYEEDLGSPRYRPADWYGMNLEWVIKRVTYQQTMGRSPPYLIYIDHINREIVLAIRGLNLVNQDDYKLLLDNRLGMQKFDGGYVHHGLLKSAIWLLRRESETLKNLWVENGSCYKMVFTGHSLGSGVAALLTVIAVNHGACLGGVPRSKISCYAMAPARCMSLNLAVKYADVINSVVLQDDFLPRTATPLEDIFKSVFCLPCLLFLLCLRDTFIPERRKLGDPRRLYAPGRMYHIVDRKFCRCGRYPPEVRTAIPVEERFEHIVLSCSTTSDHAIFWIEREAETALEVCGKDHLHAMDIFLSILKENNSGTLTTAPEVQRIERLYSLEKEHKDALERAVSLDIPHVVSDPQKKTLKEEEEEEEKEEGFSSGDKEGGFQNESKDAQRPSSSSVGERIDWNDVVHMLFDKNECGKLQLKRDVAAASK; encoded by the exons ATGCCAATCTTCTGCTGCGGTGTTGAATGTGTGGTGGCATTCGGTTTTCTCAGGTGGGCATGGAAGCGTTGCACGTACATTGGCGCTTACGATAGCGCCACCTGGCCAGAAGCTACTGCTGCTGAATTCTCCCCGGTGCCTCGCCTTTGCCGCATTATACTTGCTATATACGAAGAAGATCTTGGAAGCCCGAGGTATCGGCCTGCAGATTGGTATGGAATGAACCTCGAATGGGTGATCAAGCGTGTTACTTATCAGCAGACAATGGGGAGGTCACCGCCTTATTTGATATACATTGATCACATTAATCGGGAGATTGTACTTGCGATTAGAGGGCTTAATTTAGTTAATCAAGACGATTACAagcttttgcttgataatagaCTTGGAATGCAGAAGTTTGATGGTGGGTATGTTCATCATGGTTTGTTAAAGTCGGCTATCTGGTTGTTAAGAAGAGAGTCTGAGACTTTGAAGAATTTGTGGGTTGAAAATGGATCGTGTTATAAAATGGTGTTTACGGGGCATTCGTTGGGGTCTGGTGTGGCAGCATTGTTGACTGTCATTGCTGTTAATCATGGTGCTTGTCTAGGAGGAGTGCCTAGGAGTAAGATCAGCTGTTATGCTATGGCTCCTGCTAGGTGTATGTCTTTAAATTTGGCTGTCAAGTACGCTGATGTTATAAACTCAGTGGTTTTGCAG GATGATTTCCTTCCTCGAACAGCCACCCCGCTGGAAGATATATTTAAATCAGTCTTCTG CTTGCCTTGCTTACTATTTCTACTGTGCTTGAGGGATACCTTCATACCTGAACGTAGGAAGCTCGGAGATCCTAGACGACTGTATGCACCAGGACGAATGTATCATATTGTAGATCGAAAATTTTGCAG ATGTGGAAGATATCCTCCAGAGGTCAGAACAGCAATCCCTGTTGAAGAAAGATTCGAACATATTGTTTTATCATGCAGCACTACATCTGATCATGCAATATTTTGGATAGAACGAGAAGCAGAAACAGCACTAGAAGTATGTGGGAAGGATCATTTACATGCAATGGATATCTTTCTCTCA ataCTGAAGGAGAACAATTCTGGGACTCTGACTACTGCCCCAGAAGTACAAAGAATAGAGAGATTGTACTCCCTGGAAAAAGAACACAAGGATGCTCTGGAGAGAGCTGTTAGTTTGGACATACCTCATGTTGTAAGTGACCCGCAAAAGAAGACCTTaaaggaggaagaagaagaagaagaaaaagaagagggATTTTCATCAGGGGACAAAGAAGGAGGATTTCAGAATGAAAGCAAAGACGCCCAAAGACCGAGTTCAAGCTCTGTTGGAGAAAGAATCGATTGGAATGATGTTGTGCATATGCTCTTTGACAAGAATGAGTGCGGCAAACTGCAATTGAAGAGAGATGTAGCTGCAGCTTCCAAATGA
- the LOC108211039 gene encoding uncharacterized protein LOC108211039 isoform X4 yields MPIFCCGVECVVAFGFLRWAWKRCTYIGAYDSATWPEATAAEFSPVPRLCRIILAIYEEDLGSPRYRPADWYGMNLEWVIKRVTYQQTMGRSPPYLIYIDHINREIVLAIRGLNLVNQDDYKLLLDNRLGMQKFDGGYVHHGLLKSAIWLLRRESETLKNLWVENGSCYKMVFTGHSLGSGVAALLTVIAVNHGACLGGVPRSKISCYAMAPARCMSLNLAVKYADVINSVVLQDDFLPRTATPLEDIFKSVFCLPCLLFLLCLRDTFIPERRKLGDPRRLYAPGRMYHIVDRKFCRCGRYPPEVRTAIPVEERFEHIVLSCSTTSDHAIFWIEREAETALEVCGKDHLHAMDIFLSVKYFMVAFVLNYMQRIFSNIVHRARRI; encoded by the exons ATGCCAATCTTCTGCTGCGGTGTTGAATGTGTGGTGGCATTCGGTTTTCTCAGGTGGGCATGGAAGCGTTGCACGTACATTGGCGCTTACGATAGCGCCACCTGGCCAGAAGCTACTGCTGCTGAATTCTCCCCGGTGCCTCGCCTTTGCCGCATTATACTTGCTATATACGAAGAAGATCTTGGAAGCCCGAGGTATCGGCCTGCAGATTGGTATGGAATGAACCTCGAATGGGTGATCAAGCGTGTTACTTATCAGCAGACAATGGGGAGGTCACCGCCTTATTTGATATACATTGATCACATTAATCGGGAGATTGTACTTGCGATTAGAGGGCTTAATTTAGTTAATCAAGACGATTACAagcttttgcttgataatagaCTTGGAATGCAGAAGTTTGATGGTGGGTATGTTCATCATGGTTTGTTAAAGTCGGCTATCTGGTTGTTAAGAAGAGAGTCTGAGACTTTGAAGAATTTGTGGGTTGAAAATGGATCGTGTTATAAAATGGTGTTTACGGGGCATTCGTTGGGGTCTGGTGTGGCAGCATTGTTGACTGTCATTGCTGTTAATCATGGTGCTTGTCTAGGAGGAGTGCCTAGGAGTAAGATCAGCTGTTATGCTATGGCTCCTGCTAGGTGTATGTCTTTAAATTTGGCTGTCAAGTACGCTGATGTTATAAACTCAGTGGTTTTGCAG GATGATTTCCTTCCTCGAACAGCCACCCCGCTGGAAGATATATTTAAATCAGTCTTCTG CTTGCCTTGCTTACTATTTCTACTGTGCTTGAGGGATACCTTCATACCTGAACGTAGGAAGCTCGGAGATCCTAGACGACTGTATGCACCAGGACGAATGTATCATATTGTAGATCGAAAATTTTGCAG ATGTGGAAGATATCCTCCAGAGGTCAGAACAGCAATCCCTGTTGAAGAAAGATTCGAACATATTGTTTTATCATGCAGCACTACATCTGATCATGCAATATTTTGGATAGAACGAGAAGCAGAAACAGCACTAGAAGTATGTGGGAAGGATCATTTACATGCAATGGATATCTTTCTCTCAGTTAAATACTTTATGGTAGCTTTTGTTCTAAATTATATGCAACGGATTTTCAGCAATATTGTTCATAGAGCTAGAAGAATTTGA